From Vibrio crassostreae, one genomic window encodes:
- a CDS encoding dimethyl sulfoxide reductase anchor subunit family protein: protein MIFHEWSLIFFTVLAQTAVGGYLLIGARALVLGHDEEKLNSYKVPMFILWAFMGLGFMFSTTHLGSPLRAFNAFNQLGSAWLSNEVFFGAAFFAVGGLQWLLSVVKKGGVAIQKALVVGAMVLGVIFMYAMINVYMINTVPTWDNIYTPLSFIMTMVVGGLLLSQFVIVFANDSRFAVDRNITMLAVIAVAISLLVTVGKLNLIGDIQTSAAKASELVDGLGSYVILQVALLMASLLIWILPMLNKAKVNPVNLGLALVLFLASELIGRGLFYSLHMTSGL from the coding sequence ATGATTTTTCATGAGTGGTCTTTAATCTTCTTTACGGTGCTGGCGCAAACTGCGGTTGGTGGTTACTTACTGATTGGTGCTCGTGCACTGGTACTTGGTCACGATGAAGAGAAACTAAACAGCTATAAGGTTCCAATGTTCATTCTGTGGGCATTCATGGGTCTTGGCTTCATGTTCTCGACAACGCACCTGGGTTCTCCACTGCGCGCGTTTAATGCCTTTAACCAACTAGGCTCGGCTTGGTTGTCTAACGAAGTGTTCTTCGGTGCGGCATTCTTCGCAGTAGGCGGCCTGCAATGGCTATTGTCTGTGGTTAAGAAAGGTGGCGTAGCTATCCAAAAAGCACTGGTGGTCGGCGCTATGGTGCTGGGTGTTATCTTCATGTACGCGATGATCAACGTATACATGATCAACACAGTACCGACATGGGACAACATCTACACACCACTAAGCTTCATCATGACGATGGTTGTGGGTGGCTTGCTGCTGTCTCAGTTCGTGATTGTGTTCGCAAACGACAGCCGCTTTGCAGTTGACCGTAACATCACCATGCTGGCTGTGATTGCTGTTGCGATCAGCTTGCTTGTGACAGTAGGAAAACTGAACCTAATCGGTGACATCCAAACTTCAGCTGCAAAAGCGTCTGAGTTAGTCGATGGTTTAGGTAGCTATGTGATTCTTCAAGTGGCACTGCTGATGGCAAGCTTGTTGATTTGGATTCTACCTATGCTGAACAAAGCAAAAGTGAACCCAGTTAACCTTGGCTTAGCACTAGTACTGTTCTTGGCTTCAGAGTTAATCGGCCGTGGTTTGTTCTACAGCTTACATATGACAAGCGGTTTGTAA